From the genome of Solidesulfovibrio carbinolicus, one region includes:
- a CDS encoding DedA family protein translates to MSIEFMKELIAQYGYLALFIGTFLEGETILLLAGFAAQSPEFNLDLRLVILCAFCGSLAGDQTAFFIGRHYGRKLVARSEKWRARADRVHAMLNKYHEVLILTFRFFYGLRNLTPFVLGTAEISVLKFFLLNTIGAAIWAVAFALIGYGFGSLLENVLTRVLDNVHHAQLAILGVVALVACGIWLRKALRRRRGGV, encoded by the coding sequence ATGTCCATAGAATTCATGAAGGAATTGATTGCCCAGTACGGGTATTTGGCGCTTTTCATAGGCACCTTTTTGGAGGGCGAAACCATCCTCCTTCTGGCCGGGTTCGCTGCCCAATCCCCGGAATTCAATCTTGATTTGCGCCTGGTGATCTTGTGCGCCTTTTGCGGCAGCTTGGCCGGCGACCAGACCGCCTTTTTCATCGGCCGTCACTACGGGCGAAAACTCGTTGCTCGCAGTGAGAAATGGCGCGCCAGGGCCGACCGGGTCCATGCCATGCTCAATAAATACCATGAAGTGCTTATCCTGACCTTCCGCTTTTTTTATGGCCTGCGCAACCTTACGCCCTTCGTCCTCGGCACGGCCGAGATTTCCGTACTCAAGTTCTTCTTGCTCAATACCATCGGCGCGGCCATTTGGGCCGTCGCCTTCGCGCTCATCGGCTACGGCTTCGGCAGTTTGTTGGAAAATGTCCTGACCCGGGTGCTTGACAACGTGCATCACGCTCAATTGGCCATACTGGGCGTTGTCGCTTTGGTCGCCTGCGGCATTTGGCTGCGCAAGGCCTTGCGTCGTCGTCGCGGCGGCGTGTGA
- a CDS encoding methyl-accepting chemotaxis domain-containing protein, with product MADTIQLADAKGMLRQCRVSLDRAGHGLSSAVKAREQDFLDLGEALYGLQGSCESIAQNAQELVSCSSAQDMHDRLRALSAELESLTNEAARAAGRQSLDEIDAVVVIVDELSAILSEFSKIVKHLSMLGIATRIESARLGADGRGFTTLADDVEKLANQIVSHCAGIAGRIETLRGHVGSARQRNMTILGTQEQCHEVIVRELGANIKALAEMASCSVDISQELTRSAGDIAADLGQAVRSMQFHDIVRQQVEHAEQAIGETAAMLAAEVDTTADSSTLEELAAFTADVLTLQSSQIQSADNHFIRAADTLRGSLESIAGRIRAMGDSITGLAGGEIDDTPLSRLEAGVATVKTELGDFAAEGEALGNNMDAVAETVSGMSGAIEAIEEVGAEIELIAINASIKAAHTGTAGAALGVLALAIQRLSADARRQTDAVARILGNIASASKGLQENASRYNDQSEAWRVVGELDAVLAETTRSAARCQELFTVLRNSSRDWGGRADELSRRIVFDREIGRSLSEVRRALDGQIAVARKIAPGGGKGRSARLRQLYDRYTMEAERDVHEAAFGASSKAKALSGRAAVAAAPAHEAASDFGDNVELF from the coding sequence ATGGCCGATACGATCCAGCTCGCCGACGCCAAGGGCATGTTGCGGCAGTGCCGTGTCAGCTTGGACAGAGCCGGTCATGGCTTAAGCAGCGCCGTCAAGGCCCGGGAACAGGATTTTCTGGATCTCGGCGAGGCCTTGTACGGGCTGCAGGGCAGTTGCGAGAGCATTGCCCAAAACGCCCAGGAACTGGTGTCGTGCAGCTCGGCCCAGGACATGCACGACCGGCTGCGCGCTCTGTCCGCCGAACTGGAGAGCTTGACCAACGAGGCCGCCCGGGCCGCCGGCCGCCAGAGCCTGGACGAGATTGATGCCGTGGTGGTCATCGTCGATGAACTCTCCGCCATTTTGTCGGAATTCTCCAAGATAGTTAAACACTTGAGTATGCTTGGCATCGCCACGCGCATTGAGAGCGCCCGGCTTGGAGCCGATGGCCGGGGGTTCACCACCCTGGCCGACGACGTGGAAAAGCTTGCCAACCAGATCGTCAGCCACTGCGCCGGCATCGCCGGGCGCATCGAAACCCTGCGCGGACACGTCGGCTCGGCCCGGCAGCGCAACATGACCATCCTCGGCACCCAGGAACAGTGCCACGAGGTCATCGTGCGGGAGCTTGGGGCTAACATCAAGGCTCTGGCCGAGATGGCCTCCTGTTCCGTTGACATTTCCCAGGAGCTCACGCGCAGCGCCGGCGACATTGCCGCCGACCTCGGTCAGGCCGTGCGTTCCATGCAATTTCACGACATCGTGCGTCAGCAGGTCGAGCATGCCGAGCAGGCCATCGGGGAAACCGCGGCCATGCTCGCCGCCGAGGTCGATACGACGGCCGACTCGTCGACCCTGGAGGAACTGGCCGCTTTCACCGCCGATGTCCTGACCTTGCAGTCCTCCCAGATCCAAAGCGCCGACAACCATTTTATCCGGGCCGCCGACACCCTGCGCGGTTCGCTGGAGTCCATCGCCGGACGCATCCGGGCCATGGGCGATTCCATCACCGGCCTGGCCGGCGGCGAGATCGACGACACGCCGCTTTCCCGTCTGGAGGCCGGAGTGGCCACGGTCAAGACCGAACTGGGTGATTTCGCCGCTGAAGGCGAGGCTCTGGGCAACAACATGGACGCCGTGGCCGAGACGGTCTCGGGCATGAGCGGGGCCATCGAGGCCATCGAAGAAGTGGGGGCGGAGATCGAACTCATCGCCATAAACGCCAGCATCAAGGCCGCCCATACCGGCACGGCCGGCGCGGCCCTGGGCGTGTTGGCCCTGGCCATCCAACGCCTGTCCGCCGACGCCCGCCGACAAACCGACGCCGTGGCCCGTATTCTGGGAAATATTGCCAGTGCTTCGAAGGGCTTGCAGGAAAACGCCAGCCGGTATAACGATCAGTCCGAAGCGTGGCGGGTGGTGGGAGAACTCGACGCCGTGCTGGCTGAAACCACGAGGTCCGCCGCGCGTTGCCAGGAGCTTTTCACGGTGCTGCGCAATTCCAGCCGGGATTGGGGCGGCCGGGCCGACGAACTCTCGCGGCGCATCGTCTTCGACCGGGAGATCGGCCGTTCCTTGTCCGAGGTCCGGCGCGCTCTGGATGGCCAGATCGCCGTCGCCAGAAAGATTGCCCCGGGCGGCGGCAAGGGGCGTAGCGCCCGGCTGCGCCAGCTCTATGACCGCTATACCATGGAAGCCGAACGCGACGTGCATGAGGCCGCTTTCGGCGCATCGTCAAAAGCCAAGGCCTTGTCAGGCCGGGCAGCCGTCGCTGCCGCGCCGGCGCACGAGGCTGCCTCGGATTTCGGCGACAATGTGGAGTTGTTTTAA
- a CDS encoding two-component system sensor histidine kinase NtrB, with amino-acid sequence MTHFSDIIAQNVVESLPVGLLIVDHAGAFTTVNPAAATILGYSRQQLLGRGWGDLFFENEANARFNQIVMDVIQNELVGLCRVVPYAAPDGRLLELSITSSYLSGGSNTAGVVVILHDLTELSRMQRRETDMLKEVNRIQQEKIRGLNKLAASVAHQIRNPAFAIGGFASRLARQLASLGIDSSYPGIILDEAKRLETLVRTVGRFAALGPARPQPVRLAEVADQAMKLAQTLASGQAAGAVWRFDLPEVQLVVDRDQIAGALAELFRNSLECAAPGPVTIDLTAAAEGERLELAVTDDGPGIRPADAPHVFDPFYSGRPDKAGMGLTLAQEIVLEHNGSLVLDSGHVGGARFVLTIPRFPSHLMSRLEEPEPAASGA; translated from the coding sequence ATGACGCACTTTAGCGACATCATTGCCCAAAACGTTGTCGAAAGCCTGCCGGTGGGCCTGCTCATCGTGGACCATGCCGGGGCTTTCACCACGGTCAATCCGGCTGCGGCAACCATTTTGGGATACTCCAGGCAACAGTTGCTCGGACGCGGCTGGGGCGATTTGTTTTTTGAAAACGAGGCCAACGCCCGATTCAATCAAATCGTCATGGACGTCATTCAAAATGAGCTGGTGGGCCTGTGCCGGGTGGTGCCTTACGCCGCTCCGGACGGCAGACTGCTTGAACTCTCCATCACCAGTTCCTATCTGTCCGGAGGCAGCAACACTGCCGGCGTGGTGGTCATTTTGCACGACCTCACGGAACTCTCCCGAATGCAGCGCCGCGAAACCGACATGCTCAAGGAGGTCAACCGGATCCAGCAGGAAAAAATCCGGGGACTCAACAAGCTGGCCGCCTCGGTGGCCCATCAAATCCGCAACCCGGCCTTCGCCATCGGCGGCTTCGCCTCGCGCCTGGCCCGCCAGCTCGCAAGCCTGGGCATAGACTCATCCTACCCGGGCATCATTCTCGACGAGGCCAAACGCCTGGAGACCCTGGTGCGCACCGTGGGCCGGTTTGCCGCCCTGGGTCCGGCGCGGCCCCAGCCGGTCCGGCTGGCCGAGGTGGCGGACCAGGCCATGAAGCTGGCCCAGACCCTTGCGTCCGGCCAGGCGGCCGGCGCCGTCTGGCGTTTCGACCTGCCGGAAGTCCAGCTCGTGGTCGACCGGGACCAGATCGCCGGCGCCCTGGCCGAACTCTTCCGCAACAGCCTGGAATGCGCCGCCCCCGGTCCCGTGACCATCGATCTGACGGCCGCCGCCGAGGGCGAACGCCTGGAGCTGGCCGTCACCGACGACGGCCCCGGGATCAGGCCGGCCGACGCGCCCCATGTTTTCGACCCGTTCTATTCCGGCCGGCCCGACAAGGCCGGCATGGGCCTGACCCTGGCCCAGGAGATCGTGCTTGAACACAACGGTAGCCTGGTCCTGGACTCCGGCC